The Bacteroidia bacterium genome contains the following window.
TTTTGTGAAATTCCCTGCAAAAATTCTCTAAAGCGTTTGCGGTATAATTTTCGGTTTTTATCTCCGCCAAACTGGTCGGCAAACCCATCCGAAAATACATAAAAAGTATCTCCGTATTGGATGTCTACCCGGTGCATGGAATACGGCATTTCTGCTGCCTTGGCTGATGCTAGCGGAACATTGTCGCCCTGATACTCGCGAAGCACCTGGTCTTCTCCTTGGAAAAACATTCTACTGTAAGCGCCGGAGTATCGCAAGGTCATTTTTTCCTTGTTGATGGTAACTACCGAAATGTCCATCGTGTCGTTTAGCTTGGTTTGGTTTTCGCCATGACTCATAATCCTGGCCAATCGCTTACTTAGTTCATCCAACACTTCGTCCGGTCGGGTAATGCCTGATTTTTTTACTACATTATCCAACAAGTTCATACCAATAATGCTCATAAATGCCCCCGGAACCCCGTGTCCGGTGCAATCTGCTGCCACCAAAACTAACTTGCCTTTCTGTTCCGAAATCCAATAAAAATCGCCACTTACAATGTCTTTAGGTTTGTAAAAAACAAAACTATTGGGTAGGTGTGACGAAAATTCCTTTTTTTCGGGAAGTAGAGCATTTTGGAAAAGCTTAGCATATTGAATGCTATCGGTGATGTCTTTGTTTTTTAATTCAATGATTTCTTTTTGTTTCGAAATTTCTTCCTTGGCCTTGTCTTTTTCCTTTCCGGCCCTAAACAATAAAAATGCAAAAATGGAAAGCAGTAGCAAACCGATCATAGAAACAGCCAACAGCATTTTGTTCCTGCTTAAAGCCAACTCCCGAAGCTGGTTTTCCTGAATAACCAACTTTAATTGATCCTCTACTCGTTGGCGTTCAAAACGAGCTTCAGCATCGGCAATTTTGGAACGACTATCCTCCGAAAAAATAGAATCACGCAGGTTGGCAAATTTTCGGTAGTATTTCATAGCCAACTTTAAATCGCCCTTTTTTTCATACACCTGGCTCAAGAGATCATAGCTGTCCTGGACTAACAACCTGCTACCAATGGAATCGCTTATAGTTAATGCCCGTTTGGCAAATTTTTCGCTATTGGCTACATCACCGTTCGATAACAATAGTTTGGACATATTTACCAGGTTGTTGGCGGTGGAACTCAAATTGCTGTTGTCGATAGAAAGCTGTAACGATTTTTCATAAAAGGTCAAAGCTTTTCCATTTTGCTTCATTTGAAGGTAAAGTCCACCCAAGGTATTATAGTTGGCCGACAATCCTGCTTCGTTTCCTAGTTCTAAGTTGAGTTGAATGGCTTTATTAACCAGTTCTTCGGCCAATTTGTTTTTGAAATTAAGCTTTGCAATTACTGCCAGTTGCTGATAATTTTCGGCCATTCCTTGTTTGTTACCAACCTTGGTACTTAATCGCAAGGCTTTGGATGCATAGTTCCAGGCTTTATCTAAATAGTTTTCGAAACGGTATAACTGACTTATGTTGGACAACAATATGGCAATTTCCCGTTCGTCGTTCCGTTGCCGTTGAATGTTCAAGGCTAAAAAGTAATATTGAATGGCTTTTTCAAAATCGCCTTTATGGTCGTAAATTAAACCGATGTTATTGTAACATCCGGCAATGCCATCCAGCTTTTTAAGCGTTAAATAAATCTGCAGGGCTTTGGTGTAAGCAGCAACGGCCGAATCGAATTGGCTGGTGTGCCAAAAAGCAACTCCAAACTTATTGTAGGCTTTGGCTTCCCAAAACGGTTGCTTGGCAGCTTTTGCCATTTGAAGCAAGGTGTCGGAATACTTGCGCAAGGTTTGTGGCTCCGAACCCCAAAATTCATTGGCAATCTCGTTGTAAACTCTCAGTTTAGCCGTATCTGAAGCGGAACGGTACACTCGTTTCAGACTATCTAACCGGTGTTGATTTTGAGAAAAGCCCGGATGAATGAGTCCACCCAAAAGCAGGGTAAGCCCAAGAAGGAACTTAAAAGAATGTAGCCGGTGAAGGGAAAAA
Protein-coding sequences here:
- a CDS encoding tetratricopeptide repeat protein, which translates into the protein MSFSLHRLHSFKFLLGLTLLLGGLIHPGFSQNQHRLDSLKRVYRSASDTAKLRVYNEIANEFWGSEPQTLRKYSDTLLQMAKAAKQPFWEAKAYNKFGVAFWHTSQFDSAVAAYTKALQIYLTLKKLDGIAGCYNNIGLIYDHKGDFEKAIQYYFLALNIQRQRNDEREIAILLSNISQLYRFENYLDKAWNYASKALRLSTKVGNKQGMAENYQQLAVIAKLNFKNKLAEELVNKAIQLNLELGNEAGLSANYNTLGGLYLQMKQNGKALTFYEKSLQLSIDNSNLSSTANNLVNMSKLLLSNGDVANSEKFAKRALTISDSIGSRLLVQDSYDLLSQVYEKKGDLKLAMKYYRKFANLRDSIFSEDSRSKIADAEARFERQRVEDQLKLVIQENQLRELALSRNKMLLAVSMIGLLLLSIFAFLLFRAGKEKDKAKEEISKQKEIIELKNKDITDSIQYAKLFQNALLPEKKEFSSHLPNSFVFYKPKDIVSGDFYWISEQKGKLVLVAADCTGHGVPGAFMSIIGMNLLDNVVKKSGITRPDEVLDELSKRLARIMSHGENQTKLNDTMDISVVTINKEKMTLRYSGAYSRMFFQGEDQVLREYQGDNVPLASAKAAEMPYSMHRVDIQYGDTFYVFSDGFADQFGGDKNRKLYRKRFREFLQGISQKPMKQQREELESFFEEWKGENEQVDDVLVIGVRV